A window of the Dyadobacter pollutisoli genome harbors these coding sequences:
- the porU gene encoding type IX secretion system sortase PorU codes for MIRSVLSCLGILLCSSLQAQKSVLSGGNWYKMAITQTGIHRIDAAFLEKMGIDAATVPPSQIRIYGNGGSMLPQMNNAGYTNALTENAIWVQGEEDGRFDQSDAIYFYAEGPHIITYDAEKKELQHITNCYSDTSYYFLTFGQESGLRVEEAATVIGKNVPTINQYDDYWYHEKDATNLLKSGREWWGEYLSGLAVFNLDVNMPDVVPSSRINVRTSAIGSAQVPTKFRWQINGQAIGEGSIGTVTPETYDVKALRSEATYAITAPATPPTLFTVGVTYDRNGQNSAQSYLNYMGLQVKRYLRVYDQQQVYYFIPQNADTLHYQFGNAIEGAHLWNISNPLIPSVVVTRNTTGAFDFTASGGKKTGRYISFKPEQGYIPVSWQRIDNQNIAASKTPDLLIVTAPAWEAEAKRLGAFRSENDGLETLVVTTDHIYNEYASGRPDITAIRDFTRQLYQQTPGKLKYLLLFGDATYDYKNIMQNQSPQQRANWVPVYESKESLNPVLTYSSEDYYGFMEATEGAWAESVAGDHTVEIGIGRLPVKSAAEAKVVVDKLILYASRQSAGSWKNLVRFVADDGDGAVHQQHADQLAKLIQPYFLSSRLFMDEFPQTTTTLGQKAPGLNAAIRDNINKGTLILNYTGHGGTTGWAEEQILTLADIQASRGMNNLPLLFTATCDFGRYDDPGIVSGAELMVLSPRGSAIGAISTTRPVYSSTNFTLSKAFYESLIKIGRNGRMGDYFRDTKNKSLVGSLNRNFTLLGDPSMKLGLAQRAVRWAQKPDTLRALQKVTLKGEVYEPVSGLKDPVFNGIARIAVYDKPTEFQTLGNEDPPKTYSEFRSKLFDGNVRVVNGLFTCEFVMPKDIDYRIGVGRVNVYAVESDSTMDAGTQLDVIVGGSGSLSNDKTPPQVTAFLNNESFKDGDTVDPSSLLIMHVSDENGINLSKAGIGHAITLTLNNTLNITLNDYFTANLDDYRSGVITYPLENLPTGKYVIHLKVWDAYTNYTEIAFGFLVGKTRGIKLNALNIFPNPFDKNLSFELSHDRVNEDLELVLNIFLENGKRLGTFNWQYYNSESIIKESLNSSQLGNSIPGNTLLVYQLLIRSLKDNSVDQRSGKLIRSP; via the coding sequence ATGGGAATGGCGGAAGTATGTTGCCGCAAATGAACAATGCAGGGTATACCAATGCATTGACAGAAAACGCAATATGGGTACAAGGTGAGGAAGATGGTAGATTTGACCAAAGCGATGCCATTTATTTTTACGCAGAAGGCCCACATATTATTACCTATGATGCTGAGAAGAAAGAATTACAACATATTACCAATTGCTACAGCGATACCAGCTACTACTTTCTGACTTTCGGGCAGGAGAGTGGGCTGCGCGTGGAGGAAGCTGCAACTGTGATCGGGAAAAATGTGCCGACGATCAATCAGTATGACGATTACTGGTATCATGAAAAAGACGCAACAAACCTCCTGAAATCCGGAAGGGAATGGTGGGGCGAATATTTGTCAGGGCTAGCTGTCTTTAATCTGGATGTTAACATGCCGGATGTAGTGCCTTCCTCGCGGATAAACGTGCGCACCTCGGCCATTGGCTCAGCGCAGGTACCCACAAAATTTCGCTGGCAGATCAACGGGCAGGCGATCGGAGAAGGCAGCATTGGAACTGTCACTCCCGAAACCTACGACGTCAAAGCCTTGCGCTCAGAAGCTACCTACGCTATCACCGCTCCCGCGACACCGCCAACACTTTTTACCGTTGGGGTAACTTACGACCGAAATGGACAGAATTCAGCGCAATCCTATCTGAACTACATGGGATTGCAGGTGAAAAGGTACTTGCGCGTTTACGATCAGCAGCAGGTTTATTATTTTATACCCCAAAATGCTGACACGCTGCATTATCAGTTCGGTAATGCAATCGAAGGAGCTCACCTTTGGAATATTTCCAATCCTTTGATACCCTCGGTTGTAGTAACCCGGAATACTACCGGGGCTTTCGATTTTACTGCTTCCGGTGGTAAAAAAACAGGCAGGTACATTAGTTTTAAACCTGAACAAGGCTATATACCCGTCTCCTGGCAGCGTATCGATAACCAGAACATTGCAGCTTCTAAAACACCGGACCTGCTGATCGTGACTGCGCCCGCCTGGGAAGCGGAAGCAAAACGACTTGGTGCATTCCGAAGCGAAAATGATGGTCTGGAAACTTTGGTGGTCACCACGGATCATATTTACAATGAGTATGCTTCCGGCAGACCGGACATTACGGCTATCCGCGATTTTACAAGACAACTCTATCAACAGACACCCGGCAAGCTGAAATACCTGTTGCTATTTGGAGATGCGACTTACGACTACAAAAACATCATGCAAAATCAGTCGCCGCAGCAACGCGCGAACTGGGTGCCGGTCTACGAAAGTAAAGAGTCGCTCAATCCGGTGCTGACCTATTCGTCGGAAGACTATTATGGTTTTATGGAAGCTACCGAAGGAGCCTGGGCGGAGTCGGTGGCGGGAGACCATACCGTAGAAATCGGGATTGGTCGCTTACCCGTGAAGTCAGCTGCTGAGGCGAAGGTAGTGGTCGATAAATTGATTCTTTATGCGTCAAGGCAATCTGCGGGAAGCTGGAAAAATCTGGTCCGTTTTGTGGCCGACGACGGAGATGGCGCGGTGCATCAGCAGCACGCCGACCAACTGGCAAAGCTGATACAGCCTTATTTCCTGTCATCCCGGTTGTTTATGGATGAATTCCCTCAAACTACCACCACATTGGGACAAAAAGCACCTGGACTCAATGCGGCGATTCGTGACAACATTAATAAAGGTACCCTGATCCTTAATTATACGGGTCACGGTGGCACGACAGGCTGGGCAGAAGAGCAGATACTCACACTGGCAGATATCCAGGCATCTCGGGGAATGAACAATCTTCCGCTTTTATTTACGGCGACCTGCGATTTTGGGAGATACGACGATCCCGGAATTGTGTCAGGAGCAGAACTTATGGTTTTAAGCCCGCGGGGATCGGCCATCGGGGCAATAAGCACAACGCGTCCGGTCTATTCCAGCACCAACTTTACATTGAGCAAAGCATTCTACGAAAGCCTGATCAAAATAGGTCGCAACGGCAGAATGGGTGATTATTTCAGGGACACTAAAAATAAATCGCTTGTAGGGAGCCTCAACAGAAATTTCACTTTGTTAGGTGACCCATCCATGAAGCTGGGCCTGGCGCAAAGGGCCGTCCGCTGGGCGCAAAAACCGGACACATTACGTGCATTGCAAAAAGTGACACTTAAAGGAGAGGTGTATGAGCCCGTAAGCGGACTGAAAGATCCTGTATTTAATGGCATTGCACGCATTGCGGTTTACGATAAACCAACCGAATTTCAAACGCTTGGTAATGAGGATCCGCCGAAGACCTACTCCGAATTTCGCAGCAAATTGTTTGATGGAAACGTACGGGTAGTAAATGGCCTGTTTACGTGTGAGTTTGTGATGCCGAAAGATATTGATTACAGGATAGGAGTGGGTAGGGTGAATGTTTATGCAGTGGAATCCGATAGTACTATGGATGCAGGCACGCAGCTGGATGTGATTGTGGGCGGCAGCGGGAGCCTGAGCAATGATAAAACGCCGCCTCAGGTGACGGCATTTCTCAATAATGAATCATTTAAAGATGGCGATACCGTTGATCCCTCGTCTTTACTGATCATGCACGTCAGCGACGAGAACGGAATAAATTTATCCAAAGCAGGTATTGGTCACGCCATTACTTTAACATTAAACAATACATTAAACATTACGCTGAATGATTACTTTACAGCCAATCTTGACGATTACCGCTCAGGAGTGATCACGTATCCGTTAGAAAATCTGCCGACCGGTAAATATGTAATTCATCTAAAAGTATGGGACGCATATACTAACTATACAGAAATTGCGTTCGGTTTTCTAGTAGGTAAAACTCGTGGGATTAAACTCAACGCTCTGAATATTTTTCCTAATCCATTCGATAAGAATCTGTCATTTGAACTCAGCCACGATAGAGTAAATGAGGATCTGGAATTAGTTTTAAATATATTTCTTGAAAACGGGAAGCGTTTGGGTACTTTCAACTGGCAATATTATAACAGTGAATCAATTATCAAGGAATCTTTAAATTCCTCACAATTGGGAAACTCGATCCCTGGCAACACTTTACTCGTATATCAGTTGTTGATCAGATCATTAAAAGATAATTCGGTAGACCAGCGATCCGGGAAGCTCATACGTTCTCCTTAG